In Oryza sativa Japonica Group chromosome 2, ASM3414082v1, the following are encoded in one genomic region:
- the LOC4328713 gene encoding nuclear ribonuclease Z, whose translation MANSGKSSPAATSTTAPPPGRPKAKAPPLTVEGYPVEGISIGGQETCVIFPTLSAAFDIGRCPQRAVSQEFLFISHAHLDHIGGLPMYVATRGLYRQRPPTIFIPACLRDPVERLFELHRSMDQSELSHNLVPLEIGQEHELRRDLKVKAFKTYHAIPSQGYVIYTVKQKLKPEYLGLPGSEIKQLKLSGVEITNTLTVPEIAFTGDTMADFILDPDNADVLKAKILVVESTFVDDSVTIEHAREYGHTHLFEILNQCDKLENKAILLIHFSARYTAEEIDIAINKLPPSFRSRVHALKEGF comes from the exons atggcgaacagcggcaagtcatcgccggcggcgacctccaccaccgcgccgccaccgggTCGGCCGAAGGCGAAGGCGCCGCCCCTCACCGTCGAGGGCTACCCCGTGGAGGGCATCTCCATCGGCGGGCAGGAGACCTGCGTCATCTTCCCGACGCTGAGCGCCGCCTTCGACATCGGCCGGTGCCCGCAGCGCGCCGTCTCGCAGGAGTTCCTCTTCATCTCCCACGCCCACCTCGACCACATCGGCGGCCTCCCCATGTACGTCGCCACCCGGGGCCTCTACCGGCAGCGCCCGCCCACCATCTTCATCCCCGCCTGCCTCAGGGACCCCGTGGAGCGCCTCttcgagctccaccgctccatgGACCAGTCCGAGCTCAGCCACAACCTCGTCCCCCTCGAGATTGGTCAGGAGCACGAGCTCAGGAGGGACCTCAAGGTGAAGGCCTTCAAGACCTACCACGCCATTCCCAGCCAG GGGTATGTGATATACACGGTGAAGCAAAAGCTCAAGCCAGAGTATCTTGGCCTCCCTGGGAGCGAGATCAAGCAGCTGAAGCTGTCAGGTGTGGAG ATTACGAATACATTGACGGTGCCTGAGATTGCTTTTACCGGAGATACGATGGCAGATTTCATTCTTGATCCTGATAATGCGGATGTTTTGAAGGCGAAAATTCTTGTAGTGGAG AGTACTTTTGTTGATGACTCTGTTACAATTGAGCATGCAAGAGAATATGGGCACACCCATCTGTTTGAG ATACTGAATCAGTGTGACAAACTTGAAAACAAAGCTATTCTGCTAATCCACTTTTCTGCTCGTTATACCGCAGAG GAAATTGATATAGCAATCAATAAGTTGCCACCCTCTTTCAGAAGTAGAGTTCATGCATTGAAGGAAGGTTTCTGA
- the LOC4328714 gene encoding pectate lyase, whose translation MDDQRLQWRKPGSFLLVAGVFLAAAAAVSNAGIGEFDEHWEKRRAAAEAAAEEVYKPDPFNVTNEFNHAVIRSTERGVLRRELSGKNSKYKGPCLATNPIDRCWRCRKDWATDRKRLARCAMGFGRGATGGVRGKIYVVTDPGDGDAANPRYGTLRWGAMQAAPLWITFAKSMVIRLTQELLVASDKTIDGRGAQVHIARGGAGITVQFARNVIITSLHVHDVKHSDGGAVRDSPTHIGPRTRADGDGISLFAATDVWVDHVSMSMCEDGLIDVVQGSTGVTISNSHFTNHNDVMLFGASDSYPQDKVMQITVAFNHFGRGLVQRMPRCRWGFFHVVNNDYTHWLMYAIGGGMSPTILSQGNRYIAPPNIAAKLITRHYAPEWEWKNWAWRSDGDLFMNGAYFQASNGAINRKVKGSDMVKPKPGSYVRRLTRFAGALSCRPGEPC comes from the exons ATGGATGACCAGAGGCTCCAGTGGAGGAAGCCcggctccttcctcctcgtcgccggcgtgttcctggcggcggcggccgctgtgTCGAACGCCGGCATAGGCGAGTTCGACGAGCATTGGGAGAagcgcagggcggcggcggaggcggcggcggaggaggtgtaCAAACCGGACCCCTTCAATGTCACCAACGAGTTCAACCACGCTGTCATCAG ATCGACGGAGCGCGGCGTTCTCCGGCGAGAGTTGAGTGGGAAGAACAGCAAGTACAAGGGGCCGTGCCTGGCGACGAACCCGATCGACCGGTGCTGGCGCTGCCGCAAGGACTGGGCCACCGACCGGAAGCGGCTCGCCCGGTGCGCCATGGGCTTCGGCCgcggcgccaccggcggcgtcCGCGGCAAGATCTACGTCGTCACCGaccccggcgacggcgacgccgccaaCCCGCGCTACGGCACGCTCCGGTGGGGCGCCATGCAGGCGGCGCCGCTGTGGATCACCTTCGCCAAGTCCATGGTGATCCGCCTCACGCAGGAGCTCCTCGTCGCCAGCGACAAGACCATCGACGGCCGCGGCGCGCAGGTGCAcatcgcgcgcggcggcgccgggatcACCGTCCAGTTCGCCCGCAACGTGATCATCACCAGCCTCCACGTCCACGACGTGAAgcacagcgacggcggcgcggtccGCGACTCGCCGACGCACATCGGCCCCCGCACGcgggccgacggcgacggcatctcgctcttcgccgccaccgacgtgTGGGTGGACCACGTCTCCATGTCCATGTGCGAGGACGGGCTCATCGACGTCGTGCAGGGCTCGACGGGGGTGACCATCTCCAACAGCCACTTCACCAACCACAACGACGTCATGCTGTTCGGCGCCAGCGACTCGTACCCGCAG GATAAGGTGATGCAGATCACCGTGGCGTTCAACCACTTCGGCCGTGGGCTCGTGCAGCGGATGCCGCGATGCCGGTGGGGGTTCTTCCACGTCGTCAACAACGACTACACGCACTGGCTCATGtacgccatcggcggcggcatgAGCCCTACCATCCTCAGCCAGGGCAACCGATACATCGCCCCTCCCAACATCGCCGCCAAACTG ATCACGAGGCACTATGCGCCGGAGTGGGAGTGGAAGAACTGGGCGTGGCGCTCGGACGGAGACCTGTTCATGAACGGCGCCTACTTCCAGGCGTCCAACGGCGCCATCAACAGGAAGGTGAAGGGCTCCGACATGGTTAAGCCCAAGCCAGGCTCCTACGTCAGGAGGCTCACACGCTTCGCCGGCGCGCTCTCCTGCCGGCCCGGCGAGCCGTGCTGA
- the LOC4328715 gene encoding NAC domain-containing protein 23-like, with translation MAMTPQLAFSRMPPGFRFQPTDEQLVVDYLQRRTAAQPCVTPDITDIDVYNVDPWQLPAMAMYGSDHDRYFFTMAAREAQARRTTPSGFWKPTGTKKTIFVVAGGHEVPTAVKRRFVFYLGHHQPSGSNNNNKTSWIMHEYRLMNSPRAAVPSSSSVNRLPTDDLTEEMVLCRISNKDLPKPPFIHNSLLQFSSVGLNGDGYNYLILDHLEPPAMEYPNVGIGNVDDAAAGTDDPGDLDEEIDDSMQRNHGG, from the exons ATGGCGATGACACCGCAGCTAGCATTTTCTCGCATGCCTCCAGGGTTTCGGTTCCAGCCGACGGACGAGCAGCTTGTCGTCGACTACTTGCAGAGGCGTACCGCTGCGCAGCCATGCGTTACTCCCGACATCACCGATATCGACGTTTACAACGTCGACCCGTGGCAGCTTCCAG CCATGGCGATGTATGGATCGGATCATGACCGGTACTTCTTCACGATGGCGGCCCGAGAGGCGCAGGCCAGACGAACGACACCGTCGGGTTTCTGGAAGCCCACCGGCACAAAGAAGACGatcttcgtcgtcgccggtgggcATGAGGTGCCCACCGCCGTCAAGAGGAGGTTCGTCTTCTACCTCGGCCACCACCAACCATCgggcagcaacaacaacaacaaaacatCATGGATCATGCATGAGTACCGTCTCATGAACTCTCCAAGAGCGGCAGTGCCGTCGTCTTCTTCGGTGAATCGTCTTCCCACTGATGATCTCACGGAAGAGATGGTGCTGTGTAGGATCTCCAACAAGGACCTGCCTAAACCACCCTTCATCCACAACAGCTTGTTGCAGTTCTCTTCAGTGGGGTTGAATGGTGATGGGTATAATTACTTGATCCTTGATCACCTTGAGCCTCCAGCAATGGAGTATCCTAATGTTGGCATTGGTAATGTTGATGATGCTGCTGCTGGTACTGATGATCCGGGTGACCTTGATGAGGAGATTGATGATAGCATGCAAAGAAACCATGGTGGCTAG